Proteins encoded together in one Catalinimonas alkaloidigena window:
- a CDS encoding RNA polymerase sigma factor: MLRPLISRRSSTSDAELYAGLLRNDPASFEYLYQRLFPMVRQHLTSHGSTDEDAQDIFQEGVIALWQNARSGSFQLRDGVKLSTYLTQICKFRWMDKQRKAGYRREKHQEDIPDTRQDADPLAQWLDREEQQTFQTVFAQLDERCQEMLQRFYFQKESMLEIAQAYSIGEASAKNQKYRCMQRLRQLFQQAQS, translated from the coding sequence ATGTTGCGACCCCTCATCTCTCGTAGATCTTCCACCAGCGATGCCGAACTGTACGCCGGACTGCTCCGCAACGACCCGGCCAGCTTTGAATACCTCTACCAGCGGCTGTTCCCCATGGTGCGACAGCACCTCACCAGCCACGGCAGTACCGATGAAGATGCGCAGGATATCTTTCAGGAAGGGGTGATCGCCCTCTGGCAAAATGCCCGCTCGGGAAGTTTTCAGTTACGCGATGGCGTAAAGCTCAGCACTTACCTGACCCAAATCTGCAAATTCCGCTGGATGGACAAGCAACGCAAAGCCGGTTACCGCCGCGAAAAGCACCAGGAAGATATTCCGGACACGCGCCAGGACGCCGATCCGCTGGCCCAATGGCTGGACCGCGAAGAGCAGCAGACCTTCCAAACCGTGTTCGCGCAACTCGACGAACGCTGCCAGGAGATGCTGCAACGGTTCTACTTCCAGAAAGAATCGATGCTCGAGATCGCCCAGGCGTACTCCATCGGCGAGGCTTCCGCCAAAAACCAGAAATACCGCTGTATGCAACGCCTACGGCAACTTTTTCAACAGGCTCAATCTTAG
- a CDS encoding tetratricopeptide repeat protein — protein MDPFLFERIDAYLLETMSPEERQRFEDEVRTQPELAEEVALQRKLIQGIETESVRRLLQELHTRQTAAPVMKASPARRTWLTLTAIAASVLLILIGRWAFVQYASPSSADLYAAYYSPAPGLPTTLGATDNPDFSEGMVAYKLGNYQEARQWWLPLTQQDAANDTLNFYLGVSYLATTQTDSALYYLRRVYDAPKTSYGSSARWYMALGYLQTSEPERARELLQNFREDDPRREEIVKLLNELPKSQ, from the coding sequence ATGGACCCTTTCTTGTTTGAACGCATAGATGCCTACCTCCTCGAAACCATGTCGCCGGAAGAGCGCCAACGTTTTGAAGACGAGGTCCGGACCCAGCCCGAACTGGCCGAAGAAGTGGCGCTTCAGCGCAAGCTGATCCAGGGCATCGAAACTGAATCGGTGCGCCGCCTGCTGCAGGAATTGCACACCCGCCAGACGGCCGCGCCCGTCATGAAGGCCAGCCCGGCCCGCCGCACGTGGCTCACCCTGACGGCCATTGCCGCCTCGGTGCTGTTGATTTTAATCGGACGCTGGGCTTTTGTGCAATACGCGTCGCCGTCGTCGGCCGACTTGTATGCCGCCTATTACAGCCCCGCTCCCGGCCTGCCCACCACCCTGGGCGCAACCGACAACCCCGATTTTTCGGAAGGTATGGTGGCGTATAAACTGGGCAACTACCAGGAAGCGCGCCAGTGGTGGCTGCCGCTCACGCAGCAAGACGCTGCCAACGACACGCTGAATTTTTACCTCGGTGTGTCGTACCTCGCCACAACACAGACCGACTCGGCCCTGTATTACCTACGCCGGGTCTACGACGCGCCCAAAACCTCGTACGGGTCCTCGGCGCGGTGGTACATGGCCCTAGGATATTTGCAGACGAGCGAACCAGAACGGGCGCGCGAATTGTTACAAAACTTTCGGGAGGACGATCCCCGACGCGAGGAAATCGTCAAACTCTTGAACGAGCTTCCGAAAAGCCAGTAA
- a CDS encoding alpha/beta fold hydrolase has protein sequence MTQPNDWIAWGQGNETLIFLHYFGGSALSWQWVAQELSAQYRCLALNLPGFGGTSPLSEPSIAHFAGAIGQRITQQLGDQPYTVIGHSMSAKLALQMASEESDERIRQLILVAPSPPTVEPMTPDEVAHMLKHNRKVAEDNVNTAAKLPLTPERRQLALDTPLQIDEKTWRWWIQDGRKQSIAERLDRVKAPVTVLASQHDPIIDYRLVQTDVMQLLPQAKLVTHPQAGHLLPLEDPAWLAQQIREAVTAQSAHVRERL, from the coding sequence ATGACACAGCCTAACGATTGGATCGCATGGGGGCAGGGCAACGAAACCCTCATTTTTTTACACTACTTCGGAGGTTCGGCTCTGAGCTGGCAGTGGGTAGCACAGGAACTGAGCGCGCAGTACCGCTGCCTGGCCCTGAACCTGCCTGGCTTCGGCGGTACCTCGCCGCTGTCCGAACCGTCGATTGCCCACTTTGCAGGGGCGATCGGGCAACGCATCACGCAGCAACTCGGCGACCAACCGTACACGGTGATTGGCCATTCGATGAGCGCCAAACTGGCATTGCAGATGGCCAGTGAAGAGTCAGACGAACGGATTCGGCAGTTGATTCTGGTCGCGCCTTCGCCGCCCACAGTCGAGCCGATGACACCCGACGAGGTGGCGCACATGCTAAAACACAACCGCAAAGTTGCTGAAGACAACGTCAATACCGCCGCCAAACTGCCCCTGACGCCTGAACGGCGACAACTAGCGCTCGACACGCCGTTGCAGATTGACGAAAAAACGTGGCGCTGGTGGATACAAGACGGCCGCAAGCAGTCGATTGCCGAGCGCCTCGACCGGGTAAAAGCGCCGGTGACCGTACTGGCCTCTCAACACGACCCGATCATCGACTACCGGCTCGTGCAAACCGATGTGATGCAACTCTTGCCTCAGGCAAAACTGGTAACGCATCCCCAGGCCGGGCACCTGCTCCCGCTGGAAGATCCTGCCTGGCTGGCGCAACAAATTCGGGAGGCGGTAACGGCCCAAAGCGCGCATGTAAGGGAGCGGCTCTAA